The following nucleotide sequence is from Chlamydiota bacterium.
GTATGTGAAATAAAGTACACCGAGGCAGCAGTTGGAACGGAAGTCATTAACGAGATGGATAGAAAATTAGAACTTCTTTTGAATCCTAAAAAGAAATCCATTCAACGAATTCTCATTGCCCCTTTTGGAGCAACAAAGGCCTTAGATGAACGGCATTATTTTGATCGCATCATCACACTCAAAGAAATTTTTTAATCCATGAAATCAAATACCCGCTCAGAAATTTCAACGATTCCCTCTTCTCTCGGCTACTCCATGCCCGCCGAATGGGCTCCCCATGAAGGCACTTGGCTTTCCTGGCCCAAGGATCCGATCACCTGGCCGGAGCAACTTCCGGAAGTTGAAGAAATCTACACCCAAATGATTGAGTACTTGACCCCAAACGAAAAAGTTTTTCTTCTGGTCAACGATGAAACGACTCAACAAAAAGTCCTTCAAAAAGTAAAATCTAAAAACATCCAATCCCAAAATCTGATCATTCACAAAATTCCAACGGTGGATGTCTGGATTCGGGATTATGGTCCTAACTTCCTCATTCGACAAAACGGTTCTTCTCAAGAGCTGGCGTATAATCATTGGATTTTTAATGCCTGGGGAAATAAATACGAAGAGCTTAAAAAAGATACCGCTATCCCTCAACAGCTCAAGCCCCTCCTGAACATCCCTTCTTTTGAACCCGGCATTGTCTTAGAAGGGGGATCCATCGATGTCAATGGAAGCGGCACTTGCCTAACCACAGAACAATGTCTGCTCACCCCCACCCGAAATCCTCATCTTAAAAAGAGCGAAATTGAAAACACTCTCAAAGATTTTCTAGGTGTCTCAAATGTCATTTGGCTAGGAGTGGGTATCGTGGGAGACGACACGGACGGGCATGTGGACGACATTGTAAGATTCGTGAACCCTAACACCGTTGTATGCGCTTTGGAAGAAGATCCTGCGGACGATAATTATGAACTTTTGAAGGAAAATTATAAACGTCTCGAATTGGCAAAAAACGAAAAGGGAGAAAAACTCAACGTGATTTCTTTTCCCATGCCAGGCGTCGTAAGTTATGAAGGGGACCGGCTTCCCGCCAGCTACGCCAATTTTTTCATTGCCAATGGTGTCGTGCTTGTCCCGATTTTTAATCACAAAAATGATGAGAAGGCCCTTCAAATTCTTCGACCCCTTTTCCCCGATCGAAAAGTCATTGGACTTTCCTGTGCACCGATGGTCGTTGGACTTGGAACCCTTCATTGTGTATCTCAGCAACAACCGAAAATTCAGTGAAAAATTTATTCTCTAAACGCACAAATTGGAATCTTGAAGCCAACCCCATTACGAAAGCTCTTCAGAAACGCCGCGATTCTCAACTTCCGATTTTAGACTTAACGGAATCTAACCCAACCCATTGTGGTTTTGATTATCCCACACAAGAACTTGCCCAAGTCCTCACT
It contains:
- a CDS encoding agmatine deiminase family protein, which encodes MPAEWAPHEGTWLSWPKDPITWPEQLPEVEEIYTQMIEYLTPNEKVFLLVNDETTQQKVLQKVKSKNIQSQNLIIHKIPTVDVWIRDYGPNFLIRQNGSSQELAYNHWIFNAWGNKYEELKKDTAIPQQLKPLLNIPSFEPGIVLEGGSIDVNGSGTCLTTEQCLLTPTRNPHLKKSEIENTLKDFLGVSNVIWLGVGIVGDDTDGHVDDIVRFVNPNTVVCALEEDPADDNYELLKENYKRLELAKNEKGEKLNVISFPMPGVVSYEGDRLPASYANFFIANGVVLVPIFNHKNDEKALQILRPLFPDRKVIGLSCAPMVVGLGTLHCVSQQQPKIQ